Proteins encoded by one window of Rhineura floridana isolate rRhiFlo1 chromosome 9, rRhiFlo1.hap2, whole genome shotgun sequence:
- the BBS12 gene encoding Bardet-Biedl syndrome 12 protein isoform X1 produces the protein MLRHGVLAPFKGKLKFSRCLGIMASRNMNRKRHIGLQQLSALASTGRTLLGPVKLPKFIVDESTPGGVLICSPVRLLEGLDLSSAVGQLLHEAIQAQNREYNTGTTTLLFLVSVWSNAVFECLQQDVPLSVVVAEMSESLNSCIEQVQCLRVSLYNMQQGLEGIPIECNEKAPINICSGTAGRPMTEMKTPGIKSNNSSFDLLEDSYEYAQVSEEKSEVVTIQQANTCNYWGKCVYPGAFTTCKTACSLAKSVDPSCVFTVCKTVIQKNRSSQSCHLGASSHHKSLKLTHSRHFSSVRESPSPQQTNQLDRGIKHFNGLSDLGQLAMSLGHGNWHAMKLVQDILRCQLQTANKMADALPFQFNISEVVTCCLPGMSESHSCVCPGYITLVHPEKAVVAKQLQDRPLRIILVDGDLTETYHHLGFNRSQDVRMFLESLTGQENSSSLWVDSMLDIMIQSKVNVILVRGDTCATLEERCLLNNIVIINEVAGSVLKAFSDITGADRVTYLTQVNEHCIGESVCLNLYGMLELSGVELDGQMPVALTAKGIHLVTVVLSCPVTSKMQTIEDLFWTCAYRVHHALLDQAVFPGGGTVEFLCLSYLENMEKAAKNSSGGFQAGSSWLAKHSEQYKPLVHNALACGWHQYICTVMYNTANFMSEFEASTFIQQHLRKAALCGSPSAYMLDEFKKGKMGVASGEYVGIYEKPLRVYDNVTAKVEAWRRALDLVLLVLQTDAEIITGPQREQLLKSQGSSEFMFL, from the exons ATGCTCAGGCACGGCGTCCTGGCACCTTTCAAAGGGAAACTAAAATTCAGCAG ATGTCTTGGGATCATGGCTTCCAGAAACATGAACAGAAAGAGACACATTGGACTGCAGCAGCTTTCAGCTTTGGCATCCACTGGAAGGACACTTTTAGGACCTGTGAAATTACCCAAATTTATTGTTGATGAAAGTACTCCTGGCGGTGTGTTGATTTGTTCTCCAGTGAGACTTCTTGAAGGTTTGGATTTAAGCAGTGCAGTGGGTCAACTTCTTCATGAAGCCATCCAGGCACAGAACAGAGAATATAATACTGGAACAACTACCCTATTGTTTCTTGTTAGCGTGTGGAGCAATGCTGTATTTGAATGCCTTCAGCAGGATGTTCCCCTTTCAGTAGTGGTGGCTGAGATGTCTGAAAGCCTGAACTCTTGCATTGAACAAGTGCAGTGCCTTAGAGTATCCCTATACAACATGCAGCAAGGGTTAGAGGGTATTCCTATTGAATGTAATGAGAAAGCCCCTATTAACATATGTTCTGGCACTGCTGGAAGACCTATGACTGAAATGAAGACCCCAGGTATCAAATCTAACAATAGTTCTTTTGATCTGCTTGAAGATTCTTATGAATATGCACAAGTATCAGAGGAAAAATCTGAAGTTGTTACCATCCAGCAAGCAAACACATGCAattattggggaaagtgtgtgtatcCAGGGGCATTTACGACATGCAAAACAGCATGTTCACTTGCAAAATCGGTAGACCCTAGCTGTGTTTTTACAGTTTGCAAAACTGTGATTCAGAAAAACCGCAGTTCCCAAAGCTGTCATTTGGGTGCATCAAGCCATCACAAAAGTTTAAAATTAACCCACAGTAGGCACTTCAGTAGTGTAAGGGAAAGCCCTTCACCACAGCAAACCAATCAACTAGACAGAGGTATAAAACATTTTAATGGGCTGAGTGATTTGGGACAACTGGCAATGTCTTTAGGCCATGGAAACTGGCATGCCATGAAACTGGTACAGGATATTCTCAGATGCCAGCTGCAGACTGCCAACAAAATGGCTGATGCCCTTCCGTTCCAATTTAATATTTCAGAAGTTGTGACCTGTTGTTTGCCAGGCATGTCTGAAAGTCAttcttgtgtttgtcctgggtaTATCACTTTAGTACATCCAGAGAAAGCTGTTGTTGCTAAGCAGCTGCAGGATAGGCCTCTTCGTATTATTCTTGTCGATGGCGACCTAACTGAAACATATCACCATTTGGGGTTTAACAGGTCACAGGATGTGAGGATGTTCTTAGAAAGTCTGACTGGTCAAGAGAACAGCTCAAGCTTGTGGGTTGACTCCATGTTAGATATTATGATTCAGTCCAAGGTCAATGTAATTCTGGTACGAGGTGACACATGTGCAACTTTAGAAGAAAGATGTCTGCTGAATAACATAGTGATAATTAATGAGGTAGCTGGGAGTGTGCTGAAGGCTTTTAGTGATATTACAGGAGCAGACAGAGTGACTTACCTCACCCAAGTGAATGAGCATTGTATAGGTGAGAGTGTCTGTCTGAACCTCTATGGAATGCTGGAGTTAAGTGGGGTAGAACTGGATGgccaaatgccagttgctttAACAGCAAAAGGAATTCACTTGGTAACAGTTGTGCTTAGTTGCCCAGTTACCTCTAAGATGCAAACCATCGAAGATCTCTTTTGGACCTGTGCTTATCGTGTGCATCATGcccttcttgatcaagcagtCTTTCCAGGAGGTGGCACTGTTGAGTTCCTGTGTCTCAGTTATCTtgagaatatggagaaagcagCCAAAAATTCCAGCGGAGGGTTTCAGGCTGGCTCCTCTTGGCTTGCAAAACATTCAGAACAATATAAACCTCTGGTGCATAATGCTTTGGCATGTGGTTGGCACCAGTACATTTGTACTGTCATGTATAACACTGCAAACTTTATGTCAGAGTTTGAAGCCAGCACCTTCATACAGCAGCATCTCAGAAAAGCAGCCTTGTGTGGTTCACCATCAGCATATATGCTAGATGAGTTTAAGAAGGGGAAGATGGGAGTAGCAAGTGGTGAATATGTCGGGATATATGAAAAGCCACTCAGAGTGTATGACAATGTTACTGCTAAGGTGGAAGCATGGCGTAGAGCTCTAGATTTGGTTCTGTTAGTGCTTCAAACTGATGCTGAAATTATCACAGGGCCTCAGAGGGAACAGTTGCTGAAGTCACAGGGCTCAAGTGAGTTCATGTTTTTGTAG
- the BBS12 gene encoding Bardet-Biedl syndrome 12 protein isoform X2 — protein MASRNMNRKRHIGLQQLSALASTGRTLLGPVKLPKFIVDESTPGGVLICSPVRLLEGLDLSSAVGQLLHEAIQAQNREYNTGTTTLLFLVSVWSNAVFECLQQDVPLSVVVAEMSESLNSCIEQVQCLRVSLYNMQQGLEGIPIECNEKAPINICSGTAGRPMTEMKTPGIKSNNSSFDLLEDSYEYAQVSEEKSEVVTIQQANTCNYWGKCVYPGAFTTCKTACSLAKSVDPSCVFTVCKTVIQKNRSSQSCHLGASSHHKSLKLTHSRHFSSVRESPSPQQTNQLDRGIKHFNGLSDLGQLAMSLGHGNWHAMKLVQDILRCQLQTANKMADALPFQFNISEVVTCCLPGMSESHSCVCPGYITLVHPEKAVVAKQLQDRPLRIILVDGDLTETYHHLGFNRSQDVRMFLESLTGQENSSSLWVDSMLDIMIQSKVNVILVRGDTCATLEERCLLNNIVIINEVAGSVLKAFSDITGADRVTYLTQVNEHCIGESVCLNLYGMLELSGVELDGQMPVALTAKGIHLVTVVLSCPVTSKMQTIEDLFWTCAYRVHHALLDQAVFPGGGTVEFLCLSYLENMEKAAKNSSGGFQAGSSWLAKHSEQYKPLVHNALACGWHQYICTVMYNTANFMSEFEASTFIQQHLRKAALCGSPSAYMLDEFKKGKMGVASGEYVGIYEKPLRVYDNVTAKVEAWRRALDLVLLVLQTDAEIITGPQREQLLKSQGSSEFMFL, from the coding sequence ATGGCTTCCAGAAACATGAACAGAAAGAGACACATTGGACTGCAGCAGCTTTCAGCTTTGGCATCCACTGGAAGGACACTTTTAGGACCTGTGAAATTACCCAAATTTATTGTTGATGAAAGTACTCCTGGCGGTGTGTTGATTTGTTCTCCAGTGAGACTTCTTGAAGGTTTGGATTTAAGCAGTGCAGTGGGTCAACTTCTTCATGAAGCCATCCAGGCACAGAACAGAGAATATAATACTGGAACAACTACCCTATTGTTTCTTGTTAGCGTGTGGAGCAATGCTGTATTTGAATGCCTTCAGCAGGATGTTCCCCTTTCAGTAGTGGTGGCTGAGATGTCTGAAAGCCTGAACTCTTGCATTGAACAAGTGCAGTGCCTTAGAGTATCCCTATACAACATGCAGCAAGGGTTAGAGGGTATTCCTATTGAATGTAATGAGAAAGCCCCTATTAACATATGTTCTGGCACTGCTGGAAGACCTATGACTGAAATGAAGACCCCAGGTATCAAATCTAACAATAGTTCTTTTGATCTGCTTGAAGATTCTTATGAATATGCACAAGTATCAGAGGAAAAATCTGAAGTTGTTACCATCCAGCAAGCAAACACATGCAattattggggaaagtgtgtgtatcCAGGGGCATTTACGACATGCAAAACAGCATGTTCACTTGCAAAATCGGTAGACCCTAGCTGTGTTTTTACAGTTTGCAAAACTGTGATTCAGAAAAACCGCAGTTCCCAAAGCTGTCATTTGGGTGCATCAAGCCATCACAAAAGTTTAAAATTAACCCACAGTAGGCACTTCAGTAGTGTAAGGGAAAGCCCTTCACCACAGCAAACCAATCAACTAGACAGAGGTATAAAACATTTTAATGGGCTGAGTGATTTGGGACAACTGGCAATGTCTTTAGGCCATGGAAACTGGCATGCCATGAAACTGGTACAGGATATTCTCAGATGCCAGCTGCAGACTGCCAACAAAATGGCTGATGCCCTTCCGTTCCAATTTAATATTTCAGAAGTTGTGACCTGTTGTTTGCCAGGCATGTCTGAAAGTCAttcttgtgtttgtcctgggtaTATCACTTTAGTACATCCAGAGAAAGCTGTTGTTGCTAAGCAGCTGCAGGATAGGCCTCTTCGTATTATTCTTGTCGATGGCGACCTAACTGAAACATATCACCATTTGGGGTTTAACAGGTCACAGGATGTGAGGATGTTCTTAGAAAGTCTGACTGGTCAAGAGAACAGCTCAAGCTTGTGGGTTGACTCCATGTTAGATATTATGATTCAGTCCAAGGTCAATGTAATTCTGGTACGAGGTGACACATGTGCAACTTTAGAAGAAAGATGTCTGCTGAATAACATAGTGATAATTAATGAGGTAGCTGGGAGTGTGCTGAAGGCTTTTAGTGATATTACAGGAGCAGACAGAGTGACTTACCTCACCCAAGTGAATGAGCATTGTATAGGTGAGAGTGTCTGTCTGAACCTCTATGGAATGCTGGAGTTAAGTGGGGTAGAACTGGATGgccaaatgccagttgctttAACAGCAAAAGGAATTCACTTGGTAACAGTTGTGCTTAGTTGCCCAGTTACCTCTAAGATGCAAACCATCGAAGATCTCTTTTGGACCTGTGCTTATCGTGTGCATCATGcccttcttgatcaagcagtCTTTCCAGGAGGTGGCACTGTTGAGTTCCTGTGTCTCAGTTATCTtgagaatatggagaaagcagCCAAAAATTCCAGCGGAGGGTTTCAGGCTGGCTCCTCTTGGCTTGCAAAACATTCAGAACAATATAAACCTCTGGTGCATAATGCTTTGGCATGTGGTTGGCACCAGTACATTTGTACTGTCATGTATAACACTGCAAACTTTATGTCAGAGTTTGAAGCCAGCACCTTCATACAGCAGCATCTCAGAAAAGCAGCCTTGTGTGGTTCACCATCAGCATATATGCTAGATGAGTTTAAGAAGGGGAAGATGGGAGTAGCAAGTGGTGAATATGTCGGGATATATGAAAAGCCACTCAGAGTGTATGACAATGTTACTGCTAAGGTGGAAGCATGGCGTAGAGCTCTAGATTTGGTTCTGTTAGTGCTTCAAACTGATGCTGAAATTATCACAGGGCCTCAGAGGGAACAGTTGCTGAAGTCACAGGGCTCAAGTGAGTTCATGTTTTTGTAG
- the LOC133364490 gene encoding uncharacterized protein LOC133364490: MASGYKKTASGTTPRRRSGLKHELSEEQKQEVREAFDLFDTDGSGSIDVKELKVAMRALGFEPKKDEIRKMIADIGKDGTGVIEFEDFLTMMTQKMSEKDSKEEILKAFRLFDDDGTGKISFKNLKRVSKELGENLTDEELQEMIDEADRDGDGEINEQEFLRIMKKTSLY, translated from the exons ATG GCCTCTGGTTACAAAAAAACGGCCTCTGGCACTACCCCGCGAAGGAGAAGTGGACTGAAACATGAATTGTCAGAAGAGCAAAAGCAGGAGGTCAGGGAAGCTTTTGATTTGTTTGACACAGATGGATCTGGCAGCATTGATGTTAAAGAATTGaag GTTGCAATGCGTGCTCTCGGCTTTGAGCCAAAGAAAGACGAAATTAGAAAGATGATAGCAGATATTGGGAAAGATGGAACTGGTGTCATAGAGTTTGAAGACTTTTTGACTATGATGACCCAAAAAATG AGtgaaaaagatagcaaagaagaaaTCCTAAAGGCTTTCCGATTATTTGATGATGATGGTACAGGCaagatttcctttaaaaatctAAAGAGAGTGTCTAAAGAACTTGGAGAAAATTTAACTGATGAAGAGTTACAG GAGATGATAGATGAAGCTGATcgtgatggagatggtgaaatAAATGAGCAAGAATTCTTGAGAATCATGAAAAAGACCAGTCTATATTAA